In Haloarchaeobius litoreus, the following are encoded in one genomic region:
- a CDS encoding 4a-hydroxytetrahydrobiopterin dehydratase — protein sequence MADVLSDEEVDEQLPEGWERDGDEIVRVFEFDDYMKGVNFAQLTGEIAEAQFHHPELIIRYEEVEVRFTSHEAGGITEQDIEMADILNAEV from the coding sequence ATGGCAGACGTGCTGTCCGACGAGGAGGTCGACGAGCAGCTCCCCGAGGGCTGGGAACGGGACGGCGACGAGATCGTCCGGGTCTTCGAGTTCGACGACTACATGAAAGGCGTCAACTTCGCGCAGCTGACGGGCGAGATCGCCGAGGCACAGTTCCACCATCCGGAGCTGATAATCCGGTACGAGGAGGTCGAGGTCCGCTTCACCAGCCACGAGGCGGGTGGTATCACCGAACAGGACATCGAGATGGCCGATATCCTCAACGCGGAAGTGTAG
- the lwrS gene encoding LWR-salt protein, translated as MQAAYVVRVRFRLAPTEGWVSVDPATFETTVRWTAPEPGSDGWLFFRDHCWHGEFNEPAHARELLADALGVPVEDASFSELRTDEAYLDALKSEVGADLTRFNADSTSEALSKYLGSSIHVVDER; from the coding sequence GTGCAGGCGGCGTACGTCGTCCGGGTGCGCTTCCGGCTCGCCCCGACCGAGGGGTGGGTGTCGGTCGACCCGGCGACGTTCGAGACGACCGTTCGCTGGACGGCACCCGAGCCCGGCAGCGACGGCTGGCTGTTCTTCCGCGACCACTGCTGGCACGGCGAGTTCAACGAGCCTGCACACGCCCGGGAGCTGCTCGCGGACGCACTCGGCGTGCCGGTCGAGGACGCCTCGTTCAGCGAGCTGCGGACCGACGAGGCGTACCTCGACGCGCTGAAGTCCGAGGTCGGTGCCGACCTGACGCGCTTCAACGCCGACTCGACGAGCGAGGCGCTCTCGAAGTACCTCGGGAGCTCCATCCACGTCGTCGACGAGCGCTGA
- a CDS encoding universal stress protein, with protein MYDTVLFPTDGSDATNRARRHAIDLAKQYDATLHVLSVVTEDPYRDETAAERATEEAERTVETVANAAREDGVDVTTAVRQGVPYEAILDYADEAVADMIVMGTHGRTGVDRAIIGSVTERVVRTADVPVVTIRMTDEPTIHDAEEAEELARAELTAHGYDDPTITEEPYRTTGSWIVPAKAGDRTVQVHIDATSGSTRIARLRD; from the coding sequence ATGTACGACACCGTGCTGTTTCCCACCGACGGGAGTGACGCGACGAACCGGGCACGACGCCACGCCATCGACCTCGCGAAACAGTACGACGCGACCCTGCACGTGCTCTCGGTCGTCACCGAGGACCCCTACCGCGACGAGACCGCGGCGGAGCGGGCGACCGAGGAGGCCGAGCGGACCGTCGAGACCGTCGCGAACGCCGCCCGCGAGGACGGTGTCGACGTGACGACCGCCGTCCGGCAGGGCGTCCCGTACGAGGCCATCCTCGACTACGCCGACGAGGCCGTCGCCGACATGATCGTCATGGGAACCCACGGTCGGACCGGCGTCGACCGGGCCATCATCGGCAGCGTCACCGAGCGCGTCGTCCGGACCGCCGACGTGCCGGTCGTCACCATCCGGATGACCGACGAACCGACCATCCACGACGCCGAGGAGGCCGAGGAACTTGCGAGAGCGGAGTTGACCGCACACGGCTACGACGACCCGACGATCACCGAGGAGCCGTACCGGACCACCGGCTCGTGGATCGTCCCCGCGAAGGCCGGCGACCGCACCGTCCAGGTTCACATCGACGCCACGTCGGGCTCGACGCGCATCGCCCGGTTGCGGGACTGA
- a CDS encoding HAD family hydrolase yields MPPEYDYWLLDLDGTLVDVDWSYTREVFDRVGDRLGRQFTDEEAHVLWHGLTGKRDDQLRAWGIDPAEFWPAFHAVEDPQVRAENTFLHPDAAFVGDLDCPVGLVTHCQQFLADPVIDHVGIRDWFDAIVCCTDDTGWKPDPTPVYHALRDMGVANPPVATDGGVATEGRGVLAGDGSGDVGAAWNAGLDAIHVERHGHEFRGHCVMGDHRVETFADLWADDRY; encoded by the coding sequence ATGCCGCCCGAGTACGACTACTGGCTGCTCGACCTCGACGGCACCCTCGTCGACGTGGACTGGTCGTACACCCGCGAGGTGTTCGACCGCGTCGGCGACCGCCTCGGCCGCCAGTTCACAGACGAGGAGGCCCACGTCCTCTGGCACGGCCTCACCGGCAAGCGGGACGACCAGCTCCGCGCGTGGGGCATCGACCCCGCCGAGTTCTGGCCCGCCTTCCACGCCGTCGAAGACCCGCAGGTCCGCGCCGAGAACACGTTCCTCCACCCCGACGCAGCGTTCGTCGGCGACCTCGACTGCCCCGTCGGGCTCGTCACGCACTGCCAGCAGTTCCTCGCCGACCCGGTCATCGACCACGTCGGCATCCGCGACTGGTTCGACGCCATCGTCTGCTGTACGGACGACACCGGCTGGAAGCCCGACCCGACGCCCGTCTACCACGCCCTCCGCGACATGGGCGTCGCAAACCCGCCCGTCGCCACCGACGGGGGTGTCGCCACCGAGGGTCGTGGTGTCCTCGCCGGCGACGGCAGTGGCGACGTGGGTGCGGCCTGGAACGCCGGTCTCGACGCCATCCACGTCGAGCGCCACGGCCACGAGTTCCGCGGCCACTGCGTGATGGGCGACCACCGCGTCGAGACGTTCGCCGACCTGTGGGCCGACGACCGGTACTGA
- a CDS encoding HIT domain-containing protein has translation MDCVFCSICRGQEDAVVLDETDQTLAFAPLDHISEGHMLVIPKEHHESLLDIPEPTLCAVMRHVRTLSRRLCADEFDGVNLLNDSGRAAHQSVQHFHVHLAPRRAGDQLDLWPESSYDETETGLIYEAVRRALTTSDGR, from the coding sequence ATGGACTGCGTGTTCTGTTCGATCTGTCGGGGCCAGGAGGACGCGGTGGTCCTCGACGAGACAGACCAGACACTCGCGTTCGCCCCGCTCGACCACATCTCCGAGGGCCATATGCTGGTGATTCCAAAGGAACACCACGAGAGTCTGCTCGACATTCCGGAGCCGACGCTGTGCGCTGTCATGAGACACGTGCGGACCCTCAGTCGTCGGCTCTGTGCCGACGAGTTCGACGGTGTGAACCTGCTGAACGACAGTGGCCGCGCCGCCCACCAGTCGGTACAGCACTTTCACGTCCATCTCGCACCCCGCCGAGCGGGCGACCAGCTCGACCTCTGGCCGGAGAGCTCGTACGACGAGACCGAGACGGGCCTGATCTACGAAGCCGTTCGACGGGCACTCACGACGAGCGACGGACGGTAG
- a CDS encoding molybdopterin biosynthesis protein: MVAVRKEFRELASPEAAHEAIASLGLEPEPETVPLADASGRVLAERIDAERDVPGFDRAKLDGYALRAADTFGAGETDPATLDLVGRVDAGTEPDVTVGVGECVEISTGAVMPDGADAMVMVEETDLVENGDGNEHVAVRTSVTPGGNVAFAGTDVAAGERALGTGTRITPREVGLLSALGVDAVPVRGKPTVGIVSTGEELVRPGDELHDERGQIYDVNSYSIAASVADAGGVPELYPHTGDDYDEMERVLSQAADECDLVLSSGSTSASAVDVVYRVVEERGELLVHGVAVKPGKPMLVGKLADSAYVGLPGYPVSALTIFRTFVAPAIRRAAGLPESTMATTTGELVERERHAEGRHRFVSVGLVETGDGRTLVYPVDKGSGATTSLAEADGVVEMPADVTYLDAGETVTVQLFSPDVRPPAVFGVGEDDPLLSLALDRVATARYLGVGTRPGLRRLRADVPDVAVTAGPVDLDRESEADEPELLADWRREWGLVVPHGNPDEVSGLADLADRDLRFVNRTTASGLRTTLANALAALADERGVERHEVVESIDGFDAGRRAHESPARVVRSGDADVALGLRATAAKLDMGFVSCGHERVRLLGNPDRVEKTGVQALVAALDPEAGLAEGLAGYSM, encoded by the coding sequence GTGGTCGCCGTGAGGAAGGAGTTCCGCGAGCTAGCATCCCCCGAGGCGGCCCACGAGGCCATCGCCAGCCTCGGCCTCGAACCGGAGCCCGAGACCGTACCGCTCGCCGACGCCAGCGGTCGCGTGCTCGCCGAGCGCATCGACGCCGAACGTGACGTACCCGGCTTCGACCGCGCGAAGCTCGACGGGTACGCGCTCCGGGCGGCGGACACCTTCGGCGCGGGCGAGACCGACCCCGCGACGCTCGATCTCGTCGGACGGGTCGACGCCGGCACCGAACCCGACGTGACCGTCGGCGTCGGGGAGTGTGTCGAGATATCGACGGGCGCGGTGATGCCCGACGGCGCGGACGCGATGGTGATGGTCGAGGAGACGGACCTGGTCGAGAACGGCGACGGGAACGAGCACGTGGCGGTCAGGACCAGCGTCACGCCCGGCGGGAACGTCGCCTTCGCGGGCACCGACGTCGCCGCCGGCGAGCGCGCACTCGGCACCGGGACCCGAATCACGCCCCGCGAGGTCGGCCTGCTGTCGGCGCTCGGCGTCGACGCGGTGCCGGTACGGGGCAAGCCGACGGTCGGCATCGTCTCCACCGGTGAGGAGCTGGTCCGCCCCGGCGACGAGCTCCACGACGAGCGCGGGCAGATATACGACGTGAACAGCTACAGCATCGCCGCGAGCGTCGCCGACGCGGGCGGCGTCCCCGAGCTCTACCCGCACACCGGCGACGACTACGACGAGATGGAGCGCGTGCTCTCACAGGCCGCCGACGAGTGCGACCTCGTGCTCTCCTCGGGCAGCACCAGCGCGAGCGCCGTCGACGTGGTGTACCGCGTCGTGGAGGAGCGTGGCGAACTCCTGGTGCACGGCGTCGCGGTCAAGCCCGGCAAGCCGATGCTCGTCGGCAAGCTGGCGGACAGCGCGTACGTCGGCCTCCCGGGCTACCCGGTCTCCGCGCTCACCATCTTCCGCACCTTCGTCGCACCGGCCATCCGCCGAGCCGCCGGGCTCCCCGAATCGACGATGGCGACGACGACCGGCGAGCTCGTCGAGCGTGAGCGCCACGCCGAGGGCCGCCACCGCTTCGTCTCGGTCGGACTGGTCGAGACGGGCGACGGTCGCACCCTCGTCTACCCCGTCGACAAGGGCTCCGGCGCGACGACCAGCCTCGCGGAGGCCGACGGCGTCGTCGAGATGCCCGCCGACGTGACCTACCTCGACGCGGGGGAGACCGTGACGGTCCAGCTGTTCTCGCCGGACGTGCGGCCGCCGGCCGTCTTCGGCGTCGGCGAGGACGACCCGCTACTCTCGCTCGCGCTCGACCGTGTCGCGACGGCGCGCTACCTCGGTGTCGGCACGCGCCCCGGGCTCCGGCGGCTCCGCGCCGACGTGCCCGACGTGGCCGTCACCGCCGGCCCCGTGGACCTCGACCGAGAGAGCGAGGCCGACGAGCCCGAACTGCTGGCGGACTGGCGACGCGAGTGGGGGCTCGTCGTCCCGCACGGCAACCCCGACGAGGTCTCGGGACTGGCGGATCTCGCGGACCGCGACCTCCGGTTCGTCAACCGCACGACCGCCTCCGGGCTTCGGACCACACTGGCGAACGCGCTCGCCGCGCTCGCGGACGAGCGGGGCGTCGAACGACACGAGGTCGTCGAGTCCATCGACGGCTTCGACGCCGGCCGGCGGGCGCACGAGAGCCCGGCGCGGGTGGTCAGGTCGGGCGACGCGGACGTGGCGCTCGGCCTGCGTGCGACCGCCGCGAAGCTCGACATGGGGTTCGTCTCGTGTGGGCACGAGCGGGTCCGGCTGCTCGGGAACCCCGACCGGGTCGAGAAGACGGGTGTGCAGGCGCTCGTCGCGGCGCTGGACCCCGAGGCGGGGCTCGCGGAGGGGCTGGCGGGCTACTCGATGTAG
- a CDS encoding molybdopterin molybdotransferase MoeA → MDERRRESGFRERTRIDDARERLREVVSPVGRTETVAVADADGRTLAEAVAARRTVPGESRAAVDGFAVAASTTFGASDRSPALLDHDGDVGDGSGTRGARRVDAGDPLPSGADAVVPVGGAARVDDTVEVFDPVAVCDGVTSVGSDVAADEPLYEPGRRLRPPDLGLLRAAGVDTVTVRDRPRVAVLPTGDDLVDDEPGPGESVETDSLTVARLVERWGGVADRHDPVTDDASAISDALQQAAADADIVATTGGSGLGASDLVPDALVRVGSLFVHGIAATPGGSLGLGTVDDTPVVVLPGGPAACVVGAVQFLRPAVTWTEGREYEELLTGPAMLARKVPSEPGVRTYVRVRFDAEGGQRVAVPIRSDGPLSHSSVGLADGWVEIREGIEGLPEGDLVAVQRWGWSP, encoded by the coding sequence ATGGACGAACGCAGGCGCGAGTCCGGGTTCCGGGAGCGGACTCGCATCGACGACGCGAGGGAGCGCCTCCGCGAGGTGGTGTCGCCGGTCGGCCGGACGGAGACGGTCGCGGTCGCCGACGCGGACGGGCGGACGCTGGCCGAGGCCGTCGCCGCTCGCCGGACGGTGCCGGGGGAGTCGCGGGCGGCCGTCGACGGGTTCGCGGTGGCCGCGAGCACGACGTTCGGCGCGAGCGACCGGTCACCCGCGCTGCTGGACCACGACGGTGACGTCGGGGACGGGAGTGGCACCCGGGGTGCGCGCCGCGTGGACGCCGGTGACCCGCTTCCGTCGGGTGCGGACGCCGTCGTCCCGGTCGGCGGGGCTGCACGCGTCGACGACACCGTCGAGGTGTTCGACCCCGTCGCCGTCTGCGATGGCGTCACCTCCGTCGGCTCGGACGTTGCCGCCGACGAGCCACTGTACGAGCCGGGTCGGCGGCTCCGCCCACCGGACCTCGGGCTGCTGCGGGCCGCCGGCGTGGACACCGTCACCGTCAGGGACCGGCCGCGTGTCGCGGTCCTCCCGACCGGCGACGACCTCGTCGACGACGAGCCCGGGCCGGGCGAGAGCGTCGAGACGGACTCCTTGACCGTCGCACGGCTGGTCGAACGCTGGGGCGGCGTCGCGGACCGCCACGACCCGGTCACCGACGACGCATCGGCCATCAGTGACGCACTCCAGCAGGCCGCCGCCGACGCGGACATCGTGGCGACGACGGGCGGCTCGGGCCTCGGAGCGTCGGACCTCGTGCCGGACGCGCTGGTGCGCGTCGGTTCGCTGTTCGTCCACGGCATCGCGGCCACGCCCGGCGGGTCGCTGGGGCTCGGTACGGTCGACGACACGCCCGTCGTGGTCCTCCCGGGCGGCCCGGCCGCCTGCGTCGTCGGCGCGGTGCAGTTCCTCCGGCCAGCCGTGACGTGGACCGAGGGGCGCGAGTACGAGGAGCTGCTGACCGGGCCCGCGATGCTCGCCCGGAAGGTGCCCTCCGAGCCGGGCGTCAGGACGTACGTCCGGGTGCGCTTCGACGCCGAGGGCGGCCAGCGCGTCGCCGTCCCCATCCGGAGCGACGGCCCGCTGTCGCACTCCTCGGTCGGCCTCGCCGACGGCTGGGTCGAGATCCGCGAGGGCATCGAGGGGCTGCCGGAGGGCGACCTCGTCGCCGTCCAGCGCTGGGGGTGGTCGCCGTGA
- a CDS encoding E3 ubiquitin ligase family protein gives MTPFHQLAIAGGLIALGYGAVVGAKAYRIGRDDPIPTYRLRHGGVCEVEGVAAAHEETVSAPFTGTDCLVCRWTVEEYTQSGKHSHWKTVDSGVWSRPFVLADDTGRVLVAPDGAEFSLGDDDTIRVDGGDTPPRRVQQFIDANDRVDDEDAELDLGVVTLSTGNDRRYVEERLDPGDSAYVFGHARANRRPGSGVEGVVTGPPTDGTGSRLDRLVGPLFLVSDTTEADVLGRLRWQAVAPMLLGAGLVALGLTPLLP, from the coding sequence GTGACGCCCTTCCACCAGCTGGCCATCGCCGGCGGTCTCATCGCGCTCGGCTACGGCGCGGTCGTCGGCGCGAAGGCCTACCGCATCGGCCGCGACGACCCCATCCCGACGTACCGACTCCGGCACGGAGGCGTCTGCGAGGTCGAGGGCGTCGCCGCGGCCCACGAGGAGACGGTGTCCGCGCCGTTCACCGGCACCGACTGCCTCGTCTGTCGCTGGACGGTCGAGGAGTACACGCAGTCGGGCAAGCACAGCCACTGGAAGACGGTCGACTCGGGCGTCTGGTCGCGCCCGTTCGTCCTCGCGGACGACACCGGCCGGGTGCTCGTCGCCCCCGACGGCGCGGAGTTCTCGCTCGGGGACGACGACACCATCCGGGTCGACGGCGGTGACACGCCGCCCCGTCGCGTCCAGCAGTTCATCGACGCGAACGACCGCGTCGACGACGAGGACGCCGAGCTCGACCTCGGCGTCGTCACGCTCTCGACGGGGAACGACCGTCGGTACGTCGAGGAGCGCCTCGACCCGGGCGACAGCGCGTACGTGTTCGGCCACGCCCGGGCGAACCGCCGCCCCGGCAGCGGCGTCGAGGGCGTCGTGACAGGCCCACCGACCGACGGCACCGGCTCCCGGCTGGACCGGCTGGTCGGTCCGCTCTTCCTCGTCTCCGATACGACCGAGGCCGACGTCCTCGGTCGGCTCCGCTGGCAGGCGGTCGCTCCGATGCTGCTCGGTGCCGGCCTGGTCGCACTCGGACTCACGCCGCTGCTCCCGTGA
- a CDS encoding Hsp20/alpha crystallin family protein: MSALRDALRDLPDAVFADFLESEEAYLLVVDLPGVSSETLDIVVTDGRVRLEARREKDVPPEFRYEREDRSMFLDAELPLPPDATAEGATAAVDRGVLELRLPKRRAEETHIEISDDE; encoded by the coding sequence ATGTCAGCGCTGCGTGACGCGTTGCGGGACCTGCCCGACGCCGTGTTCGCCGACTTCCTCGAATCCGAGGAGGCGTACCTCCTCGTCGTCGACCTGCCGGGCGTGTCCAGCGAGACGCTCGACATCGTCGTGACCGACGGTCGGGTCCGTCTCGAAGCGCGCCGCGAGAAGGACGTGCCCCCCGAGTTCCGCTACGAGCGCGAGGACCGGTCCATGTTCCTCGACGCCGAGTTGCCCCTCCCGCCGGACGCGACCGCAGAGGGAGCGACGGCCGCCGTCGACCGCGGCGTCCTCGAACTCCGCCTCCCGAAGCGCCGCGCAGAGGAGACCCACATCGAGATCAGCGACGACGAGTAA